A section of the Petrimonas sulfuriphila genome encodes:
- a CDS encoding response regulator — protein sequence MFILFVLNINELFCLPSYSFKHYNINNGLSQNTVHAIFQDKLGFMWFGTKDGLNRFDGTLFKIYKFSPGENLRDNVFHRILQDKLDNLWVGTDDGIYIYDPRKEEFNRFELTTPDNVSIDGVVSDMLEDKEGDIWISLEEKGVFHYNYLTGVLTNYKIPQAPDGMSMVSLCLGKEGDIWAFPYNLPFVSIDKKTGKITDFKLVDNPDLFYNTGEIWKVVADEYNQLLIASSTKGLISVNTVSKTHRILLAEDAEGQPIFARCLTKIDPKTIWIGSESGLYIYNTETRKAENLRHNRSVPYSLSDNAIYSIFKDREGGIWVGSFFGGVDYYSNQYNQFELFYPVDGVNRMKGSRVREFCEAPDGKIWIGTEDNGLNLFDPVKNEFLPLPLPLQSLYTNIHALYADGDYLWIGTFSKGLNRFNLKTNELVTFKQSDAPNSISQNSTFSIYKDRQNTLWIGNLSGLNIYDYENNNFKQVDAFQGIYVQDIFEDTDGKIWVATFTKGLYRHDPATGAWKIFFHHPADGGNTLYNKITSIFEDSQKQLWVATEGGGFYLFDRKNEEFIPVNSSKGLPNDVVYQLQEDLDGNLWLSTNSGLVKYDPQTESFRNYTVENGLKTNQFNYQSSFKASDGTLYFGSIDGFVRFNPSTFRESEHAVPVVFTELFINNAPVSPKDEKSLLKQSILFTENLTLAHRKNSFRLSYAVLNYSNRNDYQILYKLDDFDKEWIQSESNNDIIYSNLKPGKYVLSLKLHNGLKDSDEETLKSLTIHIRPPFWLSRWAYLVYVVLFIAGIAGLFRFLSYRSQKIQRERMQIFEQQKERELYRSKIDFFTNVAHEIRTPLSLIKAPLDYVINTEEVSEGVKENLQIMSKNTDRLLNLTNQLLDFQKTESDAYLLNLEPRNVSELIRETSLRFTPLAKQKGLLFDMDLPEKDMYVQVDKEAFLKIISNLINNAIRYCKSFVRLKAYIAGDNEDSWFHLITDNDGEKIPDEHKQAIFKPFVQLDKDDRTVNGTGIGLALSRSLTELHKGTLDLEDSEDTVRFHLVLPVGSSTDVILEFSGETGKSSHTTILLVDDDPELLHFEEKFLSPHYHVLTARNGKEALEVLREANVNLVVCDIMMPEMDGFEFTRRVKSNIEFSHIPVILLTAKVNVESKVQGFEIGADAYIDKPFSLEVLLAQIANLLQNREKLRETFLKHPYIGANSVALTKSDEEFIRKLHAIVLENIDNSGFIVEDIAEQFNMSRASFYRKIKGVLNLTPNEYIRVERLKKAAQLLKEKTYKVNEICYMVGFNSPSYFSKCFQQQFGVLPRDFEQ from the coding sequence ATGTTCATCCTATTCGTTTTGAACATCAATGAGTTATTCTGTTTGCCAAGTTATTCTTTCAAACATTACAACATAAACAACGGATTATCCCAGAATACTGTCCATGCCATTTTTCAAGACAAACTCGGATTCATGTGGTTTGGCACAAAAGATGGCCTCAACCGATTTGACGGGACGTTGTTTAAAATTTATAAATTTTCTCCGGGAGAGAATTTGAGAGACAATGTATTTCATCGTATCCTTCAAGATAAACTGGATAACCTGTGGGTAGGGACCGATGACGGAATATACATTTATGACCCGCGGAAAGAAGAGTTCAACCGTTTTGAATTAACCACACCCGATAACGTATCGATAGATGGTGTGGTAAGTGATATGCTGGAAGATAAAGAAGGGGATATCTGGATTTCCCTGGAAGAAAAAGGAGTTTTTCATTACAATTATCTCACAGGTGTCCTAACGAATTACAAAATACCACAAGCTCCAGACGGGATGAGTATGGTCAGTTTATGTCTCGGGAAAGAGGGGGATATCTGGGCATTCCCTTACAATCTTCCTTTTGTCAGTATTGATAAAAAAACAGGTAAAATAACTGACTTTAAGCTTGTTGATAACCCTGATTTATTTTACAATACGGGAGAGATATGGAAAGTAGTTGCTGATGAATACAATCAATTGCTCATCGCATCGTCTACTAAAGGCCTTATAAGTGTAAACACCGTGAGTAAGACGCACCGCATTCTGTTGGCTGAAGACGCAGAAGGTCAGCCTATCTTTGCCCGATGTCTGACAAAGATCGATCCTAAAACGATCTGGATAGGCAGTGAATCGGGATTGTATATTTATAATACCGAAACGAGAAAAGCCGAAAACCTCCGTCACAACAGGTCCGTACCTTATTCGTTATCTGACAACGCTATTTATTCTATTTTCAAAGACAGGGAAGGAGGTATTTGGGTGGGGTCGTTTTTTGGAGGGGTCGATTATTATTCCAATCAATACAATCAATTTGAGTTGTTTTATCCCGTGGATGGAGTGAACCGGATGAAAGGAAGCCGGGTCCGTGAATTTTGTGAAGCCCCCGATGGAAAAATCTGGATCGGGACCGAAGACAATGGACTCAACCTCTTCGATCCCGTGAAGAATGAATTTCTACCACTTCCACTCCCGCTACAATCGCTTTACACGAATATACATGCATTATATGCTGACGGAGACTATTTATGGATCGGAACTTTTTCAAAAGGATTAAACCGGTTTAACCTGAAAACAAACGAACTGGTTACATTCAAACAATCGGATGCGCCTAACTCCATTAGTCAAAACAGCACTTTCTCCATATACAAGGATCGGCAAAACACATTGTGGATAGGAAATCTGTCGGGATTAAATATCTATGACTACGAGAATAACAACTTCAAACAAGTCGATGCATTCCAAGGGATATATGTTCAGGATATTTTTGAAGATACAGATGGGAAAATATGGGTAGCCACTTTTACCAAGGGGCTTTACCGGCATGATCCGGCCACAGGCGCCTGGAAGATTTTTTTCCATCATCCTGCCGATGGTGGAAACACGCTGTATAATAAAATAACAAGTATATTTGAGGACAGTCAGAAACAACTGTGGGTGGCTACGGAAGGCGGAGGTTTTTATCTTTTCGACAGGAAAAACGAAGAATTTATTCCGGTCAATAGTTCGAAAGGACTACCTAACGATGTGGTATATCAATTGCAGGAAGATTTGGATGGTAATTTATGGCTTTCAACAAATTCGGGACTTGTTAAATATGACCCTCAAACAGAATCATTCAGAAATTATACGGTTGAAAATGGACTGAAAACCAATCAGTTCAATTACCAGTCCAGTTTTAAGGCGTCAGACGGAACACTTTATTTCGGATCAATTGACGGCTTTGTACGGTTTAATCCCTCAACCTTCAGAGAATCTGAACACGCTGTACCGGTAGTGTTTACCGAACTGTTTATTAATAATGCTCCGGTAAGCCCTAAGGATGAAAAATCACTGCTGAAACAAAGCATCTTGTTTACGGAAAACCTAACCTTAGCACACCGTAAAAACTCCTTCCGGTTAAGTTATGCAGTACTGAACTATTCAAACAGAAATGATTACCAGATACTTTATAAACTGGATGACTTTGATAAAGAATGGATTCAGTCGGAATCAAATAACGATATCATCTACTCTAACCTGAAACCAGGAAAGTACGTACTCTCGTTGAAATTACATAATGGATTGAAGGACAGTGATGAAGAAACACTAAAATCGTTAACTATCCATATTCGCCCCCCATTCTGGCTTAGTAGGTGGGCCTACCTGGTTTATGTGGTGCTGTTTATAGCCGGAATAGCAGGTTTATTTCGCTTTCTGAGTTATCGTAGCCAAAAAATACAAAGAGAGAGAATGCAAATTTTCGAGCAACAGAAAGAACGGGAACTGTATCGTTCGAAAATTGATTTCTTCACCAACGTTGCCCACGAAATTCGCACCCCGCTGTCCCTTATTAAGGCACCACTGGATTATGTGATTAATACGGAAGAGGTGTCAGAAGGCGTAAAAGAGAACCTGCAGATCATGAGCAAGAATACGGACCGGCTTCTTAACCTGACCAACCAGCTGCTCGATTTCCAAAAAACCGAGTCGGATGCGTATCTGTTGAATCTTGAACCGAGAAACGTATCGGAACTGATCCGGGAGACGTCACTTCGTTTTACCCCCCTGGCAAAGCAGAAAGGATTGCTTTTTGATATGGATCTCCCCGAAAAGGATATGTACGTGCAGGTGGATAAGGAGGCATTCCTGAAAATTATCAGCAACCTGATAAATAATGCTATCCGGTATTGCAAAAGCTTCGTGAGGCTTAAGGCTTACATCGCCGGAGATAATGAAGACAGCTGGTTTCACCTGATTACAGACAATGACGGAGAAAAAATCCCCGACGAACATAAGCAGGCAATCTTCAAACCTTTCGTGCAACTGGACAAGGATGACCGGACGGTTAACGGTACCGGGATTGGCCTAGCGCTATCACGTTCATTGACTGAGCTTCACAAAGGGACACTCGACCTGGAGGACTCGGAGGATACTGTCCGGTTCCACCTCGTACTGCCGGTAGGAAGCTCAACAGACGTAATCCTGGAATTTTCCGGTGAAACGGGTAAGTCATCCCATACAACCATCCTGTTGGTAGACGATGATCCGGAATTGCTTCATTTTGAAGAGAAATTTCTCTCCCCTCACTACCATGTGTTAACGGCAAGGAACGGTAAAGAAGCCTTGGAAGTGCTGCGGGAGGCTAATGTGAACTTGGTAGTTTGTGACATCATGATGCCCGAGATGGACGGTTTTGAGTTTACCCGACGGGTAAAATCCAATATCGAGTTCAGCCATATCCCCGTGATATTATTGACGGCAAAAGTAAACGTGGAGTCAAAGGTACAAGGGTTTGAGATCGGTGCGGATGCGTATATCGATAAACCTTTCTCCCTGGAAGTATTGTTGGCGCAGATTGCCAACTTGTTGCAAAACCGGGAAAAATTACGTGAAACATTTTTAAAACATCCCTATATTGGTGCCAACAGCGTGGCCCTTACCAAGTCAGACGAAGAATTTATCCGGAAGCTGCATGCTATTGTACTTGAAAATATAGACAACTCCGGCTTTATCGTGGAAGATATCGCCGAGCAGTTCAACATGAGCCGTGCCAGTTTTTATCGAAAAATAAAAGGCGTACTCAATCTGACACCCAACGAGTATATCCGGGTGGAACGTTTGAAAAAAGCCGCTCAGCTGCTCAAGGAAAAAACATACAAGGTGAACGAAATCTGTTACATGGTAGGATTTAACTCTCCTTCCTATTTTTCGAAATGCTTTCAACAACAATTCGGGGTCCTGCCAAGAGATTTTGAGCAATAA